The following coding sequences lie in one Cupriavidus sp. WKF15 genomic window:
- a CDS encoding cytochrome c, which translates to MKKLLTMVVLGAAATAALAQDVKGNGDAAKDKVAMCIGCHGIPGYRASFPEVYEVPMLGGQSAKYIENALKGYQKGDRKHPTMRGIAATLTDQDIADVAAYYSQQKAGSQNNTLK; encoded by the coding sequence ATGAAAAAGCTCCTCACGATGGTGGTGCTGGGCGCGGCTGCAACGGCAGCGCTGGCACAGGACGTCAAGGGCAATGGAGACGCTGCCAAGGACAAGGTTGCAATGTGCATCGGATGCCACGGCATTCCGGGCTACCGTGCGTCGTTCCCCGAAGTCTACGAAGTCCCGATGCTGGGCGGCCAGAGCGCCAAGTACATCGAGAACGCACTGAAGGGCTACCAGAAGGGCGATCGCAAGCACCCGACCATGCGCGGCATTGCCGCCACGCTGACCGACCAGGACATCGCCGACGTGGCGGCCTACTACTCGCAGCAGAAGGCCGGTTCGCAGAACAACACCTTGAAGTGA
- a CDS encoding MoxR family ATPase translates to MSNTANASAQASSAQQIKFEGSDQYVATDDLKLAVNAARTLQRPLLIKGEPGTGKTMLAEEVAAALGMPLLQWHIKSTTKAQQGLYEYDAVSRLRDSQLGDDRVHDIRNYIVKGVLWQAFEAGQQVVLLIDEIDKADIEFPNDLLRELDRMEFYVYETRELVKARHRPLVIITSNNEKELPDAFLRRCFFHYIKFPDAETMQQIVDVHYPGIKRELVAAALESFYEMRNLPGLKKKPSTSELIDWLKLLMAEDIPAEALRSPDKKAAIPPLHGALLKNEQDVHLFERLVFMNRANR, encoded by the coding sequence ATGTCCAACACCGCCAACGCTTCCGCCCAAGCCTCCTCCGCCCAGCAGATCAAGTTCGAGGGCAGTGACCAGTATGTCGCCACCGACGACCTCAAGCTGGCCGTCAATGCCGCGCGCACGCTGCAACGTCCGCTGCTGATCAAGGGCGAGCCGGGCACCGGCAAGACCATGCTGGCCGAGGAAGTGGCCGCCGCGCTGGGCATGCCGCTGCTGCAATGGCACATCAAGTCGACCACCAAGGCGCAGCAGGGCCTGTACGAGTACGACGCCGTATCGCGCCTGCGCGACTCGCAGCTCGGCGACGACCGCGTGCACGACATCCGCAACTACATTGTCAAGGGCGTGCTGTGGCAGGCCTTCGAAGCCGGCCAACAGGTGGTGCTGCTGATCGACGAGATCGACAAGGCCGATATCGAATTCCCGAACGACCTGCTGCGCGAACTTGACCGCATGGAGTTCTACGTCTACGAGACGCGCGAACTGGTCAAGGCCAGGCATCGTCCGCTGGTGATCATCACCTCGAACAACGAGAAGGAGCTGCCGGACGCCTTCCTGCGCCGCTGCTTCTTCCACTACATCAAGTTCCCGGATGCCGAGACGATGCAGCAGATCGTCGACGTCCACTATCCCGGCATCAAGCGCGAGCTGGTGGCCGCGGCGCTGGAATCGTTCTATGAGATGCGCAACCTGCCTGGCCTGAAGAAGAAGCCGTCCACGTCGGAGCTGATCGACTGGCTCAAGCTGCTGATGGCCGAGGACATTCCGGCCGAGGCGCTGCGCAGCCCGGACAAGAAGGCCGCGATCCCGCCGCTGCATGGCGCGCTGCTCAAGAACGAGCAGGACGTGCACCTGTTCGAGCGCCTGGTGTTCATGAACCGCGCGAACCGCTGA
- a CDS encoding GNAT family protein, protein MSDFIQPVTLSGRHATLEPLRAEHAQGLRAAAADGDLWKLWYTSVPAPERMEAEIARRLGLQEQGSMQPFAVRDANGELAGMTTYMNIDAANRRVEIGSTWYAQRVQRTPLNTECKLMLLRHAFEQLECIAVEFRTHWMNHQSRTAIARLGAKQDGVLRNHTRMPDGSLRDTVVFSIIASEWPAVRNHLQFQLERPR, encoded by the coding sequence ATGAGCGACTTCATCCAACCCGTCACGCTGTCAGGCCGGCACGCCACGCTCGAGCCGCTCAGGGCCGAGCACGCGCAAGGCCTGCGCGCTGCTGCTGCCGACGGCGACCTGTGGAAGCTGTGGTACACCAGCGTGCCCGCGCCCGAGCGCATGGAAGCCGAGATCGCGCGTCGCCTTGGCCTGCAAGAGCAGGGCTCGATGCAGCCGTTCGCGGTGCGCGACGCCAATGGCGAACTCGCCGGCATGACGACGTACATGAACATCGACGCGGCCAACCGGCGCGTGGAGATCGGCTCCACGTGGTATGCGCAGCGCGTCCAGCGCACGCCGCTGAACACCGAGTGCAAGCTGATGCTGCTGCGCCATGCGTTCGAACAGCTCGAGTGCATCGCCGTGGAGTTCCGCACGCACTGGATGAACCACCAGAGCCGCACGGCCATCGCGCGCCTGGGCGCGAAACAGGACGGCGTGCTGCGCAACCACACGCGCATGCCGGACGGTTCGCTGCGCGACACCGTGGTGTTCTCGATCATCGCCAGCGAATGGCCGGCGGTGCGCAATCACCTGCAATTCCAGCTCGAGCGGCCGCGCTGA
- a CDS encoding carbon-nitrogen hydrolase family protein — protein MQAPAPFRVAAIQTVTGTSLDANLARADALIAEAARGGAELVLLPEYFCMMGQREADKIAIREQDGDGPVQRFLADAARRHRIWLVGGTLPMWCGDDARVYNTSLAFDPRGERVARYDKIHLFGFTRGTESYDESRTILAGSAPVSFEAPCGRVAMSVCYDLRFPELYRGLAGDDGASLILMPAAFTYTTGQAHWEILLRARAIENQCYVLAAAQGGKHENGRRTWGHSMLVDPWGEVQAVLPEGEGVVSGVIDPARLAEVRQNLPALKHRVL, from the coding sequence ATGCAAGCCCCCGCCCCGTTTCGTGTTGCCGCCATCCAGACCGTGACCGGCACGTCGCTAGACGCCAACCTGGCCCGTGCCGACGCGCTGATCGCCGAAGCCGCGCGCGGCGGCGCCGAGCTGGTGCTGCTGCCCGAGTACTTCTGCATGATGGGCCAGCGCGAAGCCGACAAGATCGCCATCCGCGAACAGGACGGCGACGGCCCGGTGCAGCGATTCCTGGCCGACGCCGCGCGGCGCCACCGCATCTGGCTGGTGGGCGGCACCTTGCCGATGTGGTGCGGCGACGATGCGCGCGTCTACAACACCTCGCTCGCGTTCGATCCGCGCGGCGAACGCGTGGCCCGCTACGACAAGATCCACCTGTTCGGCTTTACGCGCGGCACGGAGAGCTATGACGAATCGCGCACCATCCTGGCAGGCAGCGCGCCGGTCAGCTTCGAGGCGCCTTGCGGACGCGTCGCGATGTCGGTGTGCTACGACCTGCGCTTTCCGGAGCTCTACCGCGGACTTGCCGGCGATGACGGCGCCAGCTTGATTCTGATGCCGGCCGCCTTCACCTACACCACTGGGCAGGCCCATTGGGAAATCCTGCTGCGCGCACGGGCCATCGAAAACCAGTGCTATGTGCTTGCCGCCGCACAAGGTGGCAAGCATGAGAACGGCCGCCGCACCTGGGGCCATTCGATGCTGGTCGATCCGTGGGGCGAAGTGCAGGCTGTGCTGCCCGAGGGCGAAGGCGTGGTCAGCGGCGTGATCGACCCCGCGCGGCTGGCCGAAGTCCGGCAGAACCTGCCCGCGCTGAAGCACCGGGTGCTGTAG
- the tldD gene encoding metalloprotease TldD → MNAGDLGIRNLATAQQLLLAPYGLDEAKLQRVLADIFTHKVDYADLYFQYTRNEAWSLEEGIVKSGSFSIDQGVGVRAVSGDKTAFAYSDDISLPALSQAAAATRTIGRAGGGRIKVASELASQTGRNLYTPNDPLDSMAAAEKVALLERIERMARAKDPRVVQVMAGLAGEYDVVLVARSDGVIAADVRPLVRVSVTVIAEQGGRREMGSSGGGGRYAYGYFTDALLQQYVDEAVSSALVNLDARPAPAGAMTVVLGPGWPGVLLHEAVGHGLEGDFNRKGSSAFAGRMGERVAAKGVTVVDDGTLANRRGSLNLDDEGNPTQCTTLIEDGILRGYIQDTLNARLMKMPVTGNARRESYAALPMPRMTNTYMLNGDRDPQEIIASVKKGLYAVNFGGGQVDITNGKFVFSASEAYMIEDGKITYPVKGATLVGNGPESLKDVTMIGNDMRLDSGVGVCGKEGQSVPVGVGQPTLRIENMTVGGTA, encoded by the coding sequence ATGAACGCCGGCGATCTCGGAATCCGCAACCTTGCCACCGCGCAGCAACTGCTGCTGGCGCCGTATGGCCTGGACGAAGCCAAGCTGCAGCGCGTGCTGGCCGACATCTTCACGCACAAGGTCGACTATGCCGACCTGTATTTCCAGTACACGCGCAACGAGGCCTGGAGCCTCGAGGAAGGCATCGTCAAGTCGGGCAGCTTCAGTATCGACCAGGGCGTCGGCGTGCGCGCCGTCTCCGGCGACAAGACCGCCTTCGCCTACTCGGACGACATCAGCCTGCCGGCGCTGTCGCAGGCCGCGGCGGCCACGCGCACCATCGGCCGTGCCGGCGGCGGCCGCATCAAGGTGGCCAGCGAGCTGGCCTCGCAGACGGGCCGCAACCTGTACACGCCGAACGACCCGCTCGACTCGATGGCCGCCGCCGAGAAGGTGGCGCTGCTCGAACGTATCGAGCGTATGGCGCGCGCCAAGGACCCGCGCGTGGTGCAGGTCATGGCCGGATTGGCCGGCGAATATGACGTGGTGCTGGTGGCGCGCAGCGACGGCGTGATCGCCGCGGACGTGCGTCCGCTGGTGCGCGTGTCGGTCACGGTGATCGCCGAACAAGGCGGCCGGCGCGAGATGGGTTCGTCCGGCGGCGGCGGCCGCTACGCCTACGGCTACTTCACCGATGCACTGCTCCAGCAGTACGTGGACGAGGCCGTGTCCTCCGCGCTGGTCAACCTGGACGCGCGCCCCGCGCCTGCCGGCGCGATGACCGTGGTGCTCGGCCCGGGCTGGCCCGGCGTGCTGCTGCACGAGGCGGTCGGCCACGGCCTGGAAGGCGATTTCAACCGCAAGGGCTCGTCGGCATTTGCCGGCCGCATGGGCGAGCGCGTGGCCGCCAAGGGCGTGACCGTGGTCGATGACGGCACGCTGGCCAACCGCCGCGGCTCGCTCAACCTGGACGACGAAGGCAACCCGACCCAGTGCACCACGCTGATCGAGGACGGCATCCTGCGCGGCTACATCCAGGACACGCTCAACGCACGCCTGATGAAGATGCCCGTCACCGGCAACGCGCGCCGCGAAAGCTACGCCGCGCTGCCGATGCCGCGCATGACCAACACCTACATGCTCAACGGCGATCGCGATCCGCAGGAAATCATCGCCAGTGTGAAGAAGGGCCTGTATGCCGTGAACTTCGGCGGCGGCCAGGTCGATATCACCAACGGCAAGTTCGTGTTCTCGGCAAGCGAGGCCTACATGATCGAGGATGGCAAGATCACCTATCCGGTCAAGGGCGCCACACTGGTCGGCAACGGCCCGGAATCGCTCAAGGACGTCACCATGATCGGCAACGACATGCGGCTGGACTCGGGCGTGGGCGTGTGCGGCAAGGAAGGCCAGAGCGTGCCCGTGGGCGTCGGCCAGCCGACGCTGCGCATCGAGAACATGACGGTGGGCGGCACGGCCTGA
- a CDS encoding c-type cytochrome, whose protein sequence is MKTLQTLSFAIGALVLGASAATASAADLAAGKALVEKGNCVACHGQGLNAPISPDYPKLAGQHADYLYHALLSYQVSGVPQVGRSNAIMAGQVNANPAVTDKAGKPRPFTRKELKDIAAYIESLPGDLVLKK, encoded by the coding sequence ATGAAGACGCTTCAGACGCTTTCGTTCGCGATTGGCGCACTCGTGCTGGGTGCCTCCGCAGCCACTGCCTCGGCAGCCGACCTCGCCGCCGGCAAGGCGCTGGTGGAGAAGGGCAATTGCGTGGCCTGCCACGGCCAGGGACTCAACGCTCCGATCTCGCCGGATTATCCCAAGCTGGCCGGCCAGCATGCCGACTACCTCTACCACGCGCTGCTGTCGTACCAGGTTTCAGGCGTGCCGCAAGTGGGCCGCTCCAACGCGATCATGGCTGGCCAGGTCAACGCCAACCCGGCCGTCACGGACAAGGCCGGCAAGCCGCGCCCGTTCACGCGCAAGGAACTGAAGGACATCGCCGCCTACATCGAGTCGCTGCCGGGCGACCTGGTGCTGAAGAAATAA
- the aroG gene encoding 3-deoxy-7-phosphoheptulonate synthase AroG → MMLKNTDDLRIRELKELLPPAHLIREFACTEKASDVIYAARQSMHRILHGMDDRLIVIIGPCSIHDTKAALEYAKLLKVQRDRFANELEVVMRVYFEKPRTTVGWKGLINDPYMDGSFKINDGLRTARELLLNISEMGVPTGTEYLDMISPQYIADLVSWGAIGARTTESQVHRELASGLSCPVGFKNGTDGNVKIAVDAIKAASQPHHFLSVTKGGHSAIVSTSGNEDCHIILRGGKTPNYDAASVQEACDAIAKSGLAARLMIDASHANSSKKHENQIPVCEDIGRQLAAGDDRIVGVMVESHLVAGRQDHAQGTPVESLTYGQSVTDACIGWDDSVKVLETLAEAVKARRLASGSGN, encoded by the coding sequence ATCATGCTGAAGAACACCGACGACCTGCGCATCCGTGAACTCAAGGAACTGCTGCCGCCCGCGCACCTGATCCGCGAGTTCGCCTGCACCGAAAAGGCTTCGGACGTGATCTACGCCGCGCGCCAGTCCATGCACCGCATCCTGCACGGCATGGATGACCGCCTGATCGTCATCATCGGCCCCTGCTCGATCCACGACACGAAGGCCGCGCTCGAATACGCCAAGCTGCTCAAGGTGCAGCGCGACCGCTTCGCCAATGAGCTGGAGGTCGTGATGCGGGTCTATTTCGAGAAGCCGCGCACCACGGTCGGCTGGAAGGGCCTGATCAACGACCCGTACATGGACGGCAGCTTCAAGATCAACGACGGCCTGCGCACCGCGCGCGAGCTGCTGCTGAACATCAGCGAGATGGGCGTGCCGACCGGCACCGAGTACCTGGACATGATCAGCCCGCAGTACATCGCCGACCTGGTCAGCTGGGGCGCGATCGGCGCGCGCACGACGGAATCGCAAGTGCACCGCGAACTCGCGTCGGGACTGTCGTGCCCGGTCGGCTTCAAGAACGGCACCGACGGCAACGTCAAGATCGCCGTTGACGCGATCAAGGCCGCGTCGCAGCCGCACCATTTCCTGTCGGTGACCAAGGGCGGCCACTCGGCGATCGTGTCGACCTCGGGCAACGAGGACTGCCACATCATCCTGCGCGGCGGCAAGACGCCGAACTACGATGCGGCCAGCGTGCAGGAAGCATGCGACGCCATCGCCAAGTCGGGCCTGGCCGCACGCCTGATGATCGATGCCTCGCACGCCAACAGCAGCAAGAAGCATGAGAATCAGATCCCGGTGTGCGAGGACATCGGCCGCCAGCTCGCCGCGGGCGACGATCGCATCGTGGGCGTGATGGTCGAGTCGCACCTGGTGGCGGGCCGCCAGGACCATGCCCAGGGCACGCCGGTGGAAAGCCTGACCTACGGCCAGTCCGTGACCGATGCCTGCATCGGCTGGGATGACTCGGTCAAGGTGCTCGAAACGCTGGCCGAGGCCGTCAAGGCCCGCCGCCTGGCAAGCGGCAGCGGCAACTGA
- a CDS encoding YhdP family protein, giving the protein MSSRAPTPADGSPPNAGAGSQEAVASLASPLASPSIAAPVSPAARLRAFAHGCAGLLRAAVRHPVWRGLGRTLLRLALALLALALVAGLLIRFVLWPQASAARQWLEDRGSLALSAKLTIDSLDTYWNGWHPAFRAHGVKVVDAQQRTLISAGSLDGQLAWRSLFSMNLQFGTLSAAQADVLVRRTPEGKLLVAGMAVDTAGGNSDDNRFLDWLMTQGQMDLTDGKLRWLDEKGHLPQLDVAQIHFSARRMGQHHEISLEAQSEALAPRPLVMRANLRHDYLRSAGNWRHWSGQASWDVTQLQLPVVQRYLTVFERVTGGSFSTDGSVEFSGGRIVRSQARLRGSGIDLQLAGASEALQLANAQAFLLHRSDRDGNNLLTIDTLLWQPQPAAGPPSANDTAWREGMRKVTLGWSMDNKGELRKFSLKAPTFDLNTVRALATSMPVDTAVLRQLRALQPAGHIDNLNVSWNRDRQGMLERRPGKAHYAVQGTLRNVSVNGQPAVPALGANGKPNLGVPGFANLSGTFSFDDRQGAVHFEGANSALVLPGMFDEPRLPFDQIGGDLRWTRQDGHMTVTVDNIRFANADTAGNVSGSWRTGGDSTAGIADLSGELSRAQVARVPRYLPLGIPAGTRHYLAGALAGGEAAGVRFVLKGDLTHFPFHAPFEKAGDFRVEVPIRQVRYQIAAHETGAGGAPLWPAFADIDGQVLFERGGMSFLARRATVHGIAGVTLQDVSGRIDDLSDHGRLEIDGGASGAVQGFLQYMAASPVREWTGHVVDNARAQGNGELRLKLDMPLTNANATRVDGTFRFPGNDVVLNAQVPQLGGASGIIAFNEHGFQLANMRARFLGGEVRIGGGSQPDGSVRVSANGNATAAGLREAAAGSAAAALAARLEGGTGYGAVFSARERQTQVQVSSDLNGMAIGLPPPLAKPAAQDMPLRFELRPAQGRTGLDEMLVQLGGALNARYLLRHDRNGGDTEVVAGAIGLQQAAPLPASGVTAAATLDQFDVDDWRSALASLGSLQGDGSRRASPPAFLPERIHARMRTLKAAGRTLDDVTVDAAREAGGWDVNLDSRQIAGNMQWRAEGPSGSGAMRLRLSRLNVPDASDEHNVVDAIADSIDTLPSIDLVAEQFTLRGHDFGKLEVVARSSKSGNEPVWTLERLLIEQPGATLTGSGTWRVPRRLRDGDAANAPRRTALTFAIEIRDAGATLERLGLPHTLRDGKGKLEGRVAWRGSPMSIDYPTLGGRLSLELENGQILSVEPGAARLLGVLSLQGLLRFASLDFRTLSGRGLLFDRISGSGTIENGVGSIQDFELKSPQIIASMSGSANLLRETQDLDVQVIPRISATTTSVAAAFINPVLGIGTLAAQLLFADEFSRVFTQHYRITGSWANPQIGKVGDNKAQHPTYQNRTEPALSP; this is encoded by the coding sequence ATGTCCAGCCGCGCCCCTACCCCTGCCGACGGCTCCCCCCCCAACGCGGGCGCGGGCAGCCAGGAGGCCGTCGCCAGCCTGGCTTCTCCCCTTGCTTCCCCGTCGATCGCTGCGCCGGTTTCGCCCGCTGCGCGCCTTCGCGCGTTTGCGCACGGGTGCGCCGGATTGCTGCGCGCGGCCGTGCGCCATCCAGTCTGGCGCGGCCTGGGCCGCACGCTGCTGCGGCTGGCGCTGGCGCTGCTGGCGCTGGCGCTGGTGGCGGGACTGCTGATCCGCTTCGTGCTCTGGCCGCAGGCATCGGCCGCGCGGCAGTGGCTGGAAGACCGCGGCTCGCTGGCGCTGTCGGCGAAGCTGACCATCGATTCGCTCGACACCTACTGGAATGGCTGGCATCCGGCCTTTCGCGCACACGGCGTGAAAGTGGTCGACGCCCAGCAGCGCACGCTGATCTCGGCCGGCTCGCTTGACGGCCAGCTCGCCTGGCGCTCGCTGTTCAGCATGAACCTGCAGTTCGGGACGCTCAGCGCGGCCCAGGCCGATGTGCTGGTACGCCGCACGCCGGAGGGCAAGCTGCTGGTCGCCGGCATGGCGGTCGACACCGCCGGCGGCAACAGCGACGACAATCGCTTCCTGGACTGGCTGATGACCCAGGGCCAGATGGACCTGACCGACGGCAAGCTGCGCTGGCTGGACGAAAAAGGCCACCTGCCGCAACTGGACGTGGCCCAGATCCATTTCAGCGCGCGGCGTATGGGCCAGCATCACGAGATCAGCCTCGAAGCGCAGTCCGAGGCGCTGGCGCCGCGGCCGCTGGTGATGCGCGCGAACCTGCGCCACGACTACCTGCGCAGCGCCGGCAACTGGCGCCATTGGTCCGGGCAGGCAAGCTGGGATGTGACGCAACTGCAGTTGCCGGTCGTGCAGCGCTACCTGACCGTGTTCGAGCGCGTGACCGGTGGCAGCTTCAGCACCGACGGCTCAGTCGAGTTCAGCGGGGGCCGCATCGTGCGCAGCCAGGCGCGGCTGCGCGGCAGCGGCATCGACCTGCAGCTCGCGGGCGCCAGCGAAGCGCTGCAGCTCGCCAACGCCCAGGCCTTCCTGCTGCATCGCAGCGACCGCGATGGCAACAACCTGCTGACCATCGACACCCTGCTTTGGCAACCGCAGCCGGCGGCCGGTCCGCCGTCCGCCAACGACACCGCCTGGCGCGAAGGCATGCGCAAGGTCACGCTGGGCTGGAGCATGGACAACAAGGGCGAGCTGCGCAAGTTCTCGCTGAAAGCCCCGACGTTCGACCTGAACACGGTGCGCGCGCTGGCCACGTCGATGCCGGTCGATACCGCGGTGCTGCGCCAGCTGCGCGCGCTGCAGCCGGCCGGCCATATCGACAACCTGAACGTGAGCTGGAACCGCGATCGCCAGGGCATGCTCGAACGGCGTCCAGGCAAGGCGCACTATGCCGTGCAGGGCACGCTGCGCAACGTCTCGGTCAACGGCCAGCCCGCGGTGCCCGCGCTCGGGGCCAATGGCAAGCCGAACCTGGGCGTGCCGGGCTTTGCCAACCTGTCGGGCACGTTCAGTTTCGACGACCGGCAGGGCGCGGTGCACTTCGAGGGCGCCAATTCCGCGCTGGTGTTGCCCGGCATGTTCGACGAGCCTCGCCTGCCCTTTGACCAGATTGGCGGCGACTTGCGCTGGACCCGCCAGGACGGCCATATGACGGTGACGGTGGACAACATCCGCTTCGCCAATGCGGACACGGCCGGCAACGTGAGCGGCAGCTGGCGCACGGGCGGCGACAGCACAGCGGGCATTGCCGACCTGAGCGGCGAGCTGAGCCGGGCGCAGGTGGCGCGGGTGCCACGCTATCTGCCGCTAGGCATCCCCGCCGGCACGCGCCACTACCTGGCCGGCGCGCTGGCCGGTGGCGAAGCCGCCGGCGTGCGTTTCGTGCTCAAGGGCGACCTGACGCATTTCCCCTTCCACGCCCCCTTCGAGAAGGCCGGCGACTTCCGCGTGGAAGTCCCGATCCGCCAGGTCAGGTACCAGATCGCGGCACACGAGACCGGCGCGGGCGGCGCCCCGCTGTGGCCCGCCTTTGCCGACATCGACGGCCAGGTGCTGTTCGAACGCGGCGGCATGTCGTTCCTGGCCCGCCGCGCTACCGTCCACGGCATCGCCGGCGTGACGCTGCAGGACGTGAGCGGCCGCATCGACGATCTCAGCGACCATGGGCGCCTGGAGATCGACGGCGGCGCCAGCGGCGCCGTGCAAGGCTTCCTGCAGTACATGGCGGCGTCGCCGGTTCGCGAATGGACCGGGCACGTGGTGGACAACGCGCGCGCGCAAGGCAACGGCGAACTCCGGCTCAAGCTCGACATGCCGCTGACCAATGCCAATGCCACGCGTGTCGACGGCACCTTCCGCTTCCCCGGCAACGATGTCGTGCTCAATGCCCAGGTCCCGCAGCTGGGAGGCGCCAGCGGCATCATCGCCTTCAATGAGCACGGCTTCCAGCTCGCCAATATGCGCGCGCGTTTTCTCGGCGGCGAAGTCCGCATCGGCGGCGGCTCGCAGCCCGATGGCAGCGTGCGCGTGAGCGCGAACGGCAATGCCACGGCGGCAGGCCTGCGCGAAGCGGCGGCAGGCTCCGCGGCGGCGGCGCTGGCGGCCAGGCTGGAAGGCGGCACCGGCTATGGCGCGGTGTTCAGCGCGCGCGAGCGCCAGACGCAGGTGCAGGTCAGCTCCGATCTCAACGGCATGGCCATCGGCCTGCCCCCGCCGCTGGCCAAGCCGGCCGCGCAGGACATGCCCCTGCGTTTCGAACTGCGCCCCGCGCAGGGACGCACCGGCCTGGACGAAATGCTGGTCCAGCTTGGCGGCGCGCTCAATGCCCGCTACCTGCTGCGCCACGACCGCAACGGCGGCGACACCGAGGTGGTGGCCGGCGCCATCGGCCTGCAGCAGGCCGCGCCGCTGCCCGCGAGCGGCGTCACCGCGGCGGCCACGCTCGACCAGTTCGATGTCGATGACTGGCGCTCCGCCCTCGCCAGCCTGGGAAGCCTGCAGGGCGACGGCAGCCGCCGCGCCAGCCCTCCGGCTTTCCTGCCCGAGCGCATCCACGCGCGCATGCGCACGCTCAAGGCCGCGGGCCGCACACTCGACGACGTTACGGTTGACGCCGCGCGCGAGGCCGGCGGCTGGGACGTCAACCTGGACTCGCGCCAGATCGCCGGCAATATGCAGTGGCGGGCCGAAGGCCCATCAGGCTCGGGCGCCATGCGCCTGCGCCTGAGCCGGCTGAACGTGCCCGACGCGAGCGATGAACACAATGTCGTCGACGCCATCGCCGATAGCATCGACACGCTGCCGTCCATCGACCTGGTAGCCGAGCAGTTCACGCTGCGCGGACACGATTTCGGCAAGCTGGAGGTCGTGGCACGCAGCAGCAAGAGCGGCAACGAGCCGGTCTGGACCCTCGAGCGGCTGCTGATCGAGCAGCCTGGCGCCACGCTGACCGGCAGCGGCACCTGGCGCGTGCCGCGCCGGCTGCGCGACGGCGACGCGGCCAACGCCCCGCGCCGCACGGCGCTGACGTTCGCCATCGAGATCCGCGATGCGGGCGCCACGCTGGAGCGCCTGGGTCTGCCGCATACGCTGCGCGACGGCAAGGGCAAGCTCGAAGGCCGCGTGGCATGGCGCGGCTCGCCGATGTCGATCGATTACCCGACCCTGGGCGGGCGGCTTTCGCTCGAACTGGAGAATGGCCAGATCCTGAGCGTCGAGCCCGGCGCCGCGCGCCTGCTCGGCGTGCTGAGCCTGCAGGGCCTGCTGCGCTTTGCCTCGCTCGATTTCCGTACGCTGTCCGGGCGCGGCCTGCTGTTCGACCGCATTTCCGGCTCCGGCACGATCGAGAACGGCGTCGGATCGATCCAGGACTTCGAACTGAAGAGCCCTCAGATCATCGCGAGCATGTCGGGTTCGGCCAACCTGCTGCGCGAGACCCAGGACCTGGATGTCCAGGTGATACCGCGCATCAGCGCCACCACCACGTCGGTGGCAGCCGCCTTCATCAACCCGGTGCTGGGCATCGGCACGCTCGCGGCGCAGTTGCTGTTCGCCGACGAGTTCTCCAGGGTGTTCACGCAGCACTACCGCATCACCGGCAGCTGGGCCAACCCGCAGATCGGCAAAGTGGGGGACAATAAGGCGCAACACCCGACGTACCAGAACCGCACCGAACCGGCCCTGTCGCCCTGA